Proteins encoded together in one Wolbachia endosymbiont of Menacanthus eurysternus window:
- the nuoH gene encoding NADH-quinone oxidoreductase subunit NuoH, whose protein sequence is MDILINTLIVLVLLLFSVAYLTYFERKLIAAIQLRHGPSTVGPFGLLQPFADAIKLLTKEPIIPLKADSILFVIAPILTFILALISWAVIPFGSKIIIENGQQIIFPKTIANINVGVLYVLAVSSLEVYGIIIAGWSSNSNYALLGSIRSAAQMISYEVPIGLIIATIVITTGTLNLGEIVIIKHSMPFWINLLLIPMAIIFFISLLAETNRHPFDLPEAEAELVSGYNVEYSSMPFALFFLGEYANMILASAMMTIFFLGGWYPPLEFNFLYKIPGSIWFILKITLLLTIFILIRGTIPRYRYDQLMRLSWKVFLPISIIWLILISGILLFTGNLPNN, encoded by the coding sequence ATGGATATACTAATTAATACTTTAATTGTTTTAGTATTACTACTATTTTCAGTTGCATATTTAACGTATTTTGAACGTAAACTTATTGCTGCAATCCAACTAAGACATGGTCCCAGTACAGTTGGACCTTTCGGGTTATTACAGCCGTTTGCAGATGCAATTAAACTATTAACTAAAGAACCAATAATACCACTCAAGGCAGATTCCATATTATTTGTTATAGCTCCAATACTTACTTTTATTCTAGCACTAATCTCTTGGGCAGTTATACCATTCGGTAGTAAAATAATTATAGAAAATGGACAACAAATAATATTTCCTAAGACGATAGCAAATATTAATGTTGGAGTACTTTATGTGTTAGCTGTATCCTCTTTGGAGGTATATGGTATTATTATCGCTGGTTGGTCGAGTAACTCTAATTATGCTCTCTTGGGTAGTATAAGGTCAGCTGCTCAAATGATTTCATATGAAGTTCCAATAGGACTAATAATTGCCACAATAGTTATCACAACTGGCACACTAAATCTAGGAGAAATTGTTATAATAAAACACAGTATGCCGTTTTGGATTAATTTATTACTTATACCTATGGCAATAATATTTTTTATTTCCCTTCTTGCAGAAACTAATCGACATCCATTCGATTTACCAGAAGCTGAAGCAGAACTCGTTTCTGGGTATAATGTTGAGTATTCATCGATGCCATTTGCCCTTTTTTTCTTAGGAGAATACGCAAACATGATCTTGGCAAGTGCTATGATGACAATATTTTTCTTAGGAGGATGGTATCCTCCTTTAGAATTTAATTTTCTATATAAAATTCCAGGTTCAATATGGTTTATTTTAAAGATAACTTTATTATTAACCATATTTATCTTAATTAGAGGAACAATACCTCGATATCGTTATGATCAATTAATGCGTCTCAGTTGGAAAGTATTTCTACCAATATCAATAATTTGGTTAATACTTATTTCTGGAATTTTACTCTTTACTGGAAACCTACCAAACAACTAA
- the surE gene encoding 5'/3'-nucleotidase SurE: MVTLITNDDGYKSEGIKLLKKIAQNFASEIWIVAPNSDRSGAARSLDYLISHSIKITQHSKKEFSISGTPADCIITALNKIMDKRPDLILSGVNIGSNVGDDVYYSGTIGAVMEGAAKSIPSIAISQVYHNHNRINWHNTKTFGLKIITKLIEVGWPKNIAMSVNLPDIEKIKGIEFVEQGEYNNIDGNLTFIENPDGSLNLNWSREYSGSGSVGKIKEGFITITPIKLDFTDYDTLNIMKSSYADKFSHSQ; encoded by the coding sequence AAGGAATAAAATTACTAAAAAAAATTGCACAAAACTTTGCGTCAGAAATATGGATAGTAGCACCAAACTCTGATAGAAGTGGAGCAGCAAGATCTCTTGACTATTTAATAAGTCACTCTATTAAAATAACTCAGCACAGCAAAAAAGAGTTTAGTATATCCGGAACACCTGCGGACTGCATTATAACTGCACTAAATAAAATCATGGACAAGAGACCAGACTTAATATTATCTGGAGTAAACATTGGATCAAATGTCGGAGACGATGTTTATTATTCTGGAACAATTGGTGCAGTTATGGAAGGCGCTGCAAAATCTATACCCTCTATCGCAATAAGTCAAGTATATCACAACCATAATAGAATAAACTGGCACAATACAAAAACTTTTGGACTAAAAATTATTACTAAACTTATTGAAGTTGGATGGCCTAAAAATATAGCTATGAGCGTAAATCTCCCTGATATAGAAAAAATAAAAGGAATAGAATTTGTTGAACAAGGTGAATATAATAACATTGATGGAAATCTAACCTTTATAGAAAATCCAGATGGTTCTTTAAACTTAAATTGGTCTCGAGAATATTCAGGTAGTGGAAGTGTAGGTAAAATAAAAGAAGGATTCATTACTATTACACCAATAAAATTGGATTTTACAGATTATGATACACTAAATATAATGAAAAGTTCTTACGCAGATAAATTTTCTCATAGCCAATAA
- the nuoG gene encoding NADH-quinone oxidoreductase subunit NuoG: MESNITSDFVKITINSNEYEIDAGLTIIQACETIGIEIPRFCYHKRLAISGNCRMCLVEVKGFSKPIAACTTQIAKNMIIYTNTPKIKKAREGVLEFLLVNHPLDCPICDQGGECDLQDITIIYGRGVSRFSEYKRAVPKKHFGPLIETAMNRCIHCTRCIRFLSDIAGTNELGRIGRGENIEISTYIKKYINSELSGNIIDLCPVGALTSKPYSFKARPWELSHCETIDVLDAVGSAIRVDYRGPEIMRILPKLNEEINEEWISDKTRFAYDGLKVQRLDKPYIKKDGKLIPVDWNRALTAAAEKLKNTNPNKIAAIAGDLVDCESMLLLKDMMHKLGSTNIDCRQDGANLIQSNRGSYIFNTTIQGIENADLCLLINTNPKIEAPIINARIRKRYLQGNFLIGSISANTKYLYHVENLGDNPNILHDIVKGNHKFCKLLSAAKNPMLIIGQDALIRDDSESILALAGTIAENFNMIRDDWNGFNVLHKAAARVGGLDIGFVPTESSNNTNQIIKQAKNGNIKTIYLLGADEIDVPKLEDTFIIYQGHHGDKGAHIADIILPGATYIEKYATYVNTEGRVQRTNLATFPPGEAMEDWLIIKNLSQYLGFSPQYKNLSDVRKKLDTMGLQFKNTNQVIKNKWTSIVCDKIKLSNTPFILKKFNFYMTDSISRASETMAACTKAFYGYTN; encoded by the coding sequence ATGGAAAGCAATATAACTTCAGACTTTGTTAAAATTACCATTAATTCTAATGAATATGAAATAGATGCTGGGCTTACCATAATCCAAGCATGTGAAACAATAGGTATTGAAATACCGCGTTTTTGTTATCATAAACGTTTAGCAATTTCTGGTAATTGTAGAATGTGTTTAGTTGAAGTAAAAGGCTTTTCTAAACCTATAGCTGCCTGTACAACACAGATCGCAAAAAATATGATTATTTATACTAACACTCCAAAAATCAAAAAAGCACGCGAAGGAGTATTAGAATTTTTATTAGTTAATCATCCACTTGATTGTCCAATTTGCGATCAAGGTGGTGAATGTGACTTGCAAGATATAACAATAATCTATGGAAGAGGAGTTAGTAGATTTAGTGAATATAAAAGAGCCGTACCAAAAAAACACTTTGGACCATTAATAGAAACTGCAATGAATAGATGTATACATTGCACTAGATGTATCAGGTTTTTATCTGATATTGCAGGTACAAATGAACTTGGAAGAATTGGTAGAGGAGAAAATATAGAAATCAGCACTTATATAAAAAAATATATTAACTCCGAACTGTCTGGAAATATCATAGACCTTTGCCCTGTAGGTGCTCTAACTTCAAAACCTTACTCTTTTAAGGCGCGTCCATGGGAATTATCGCATTGCGAAACTATAGATGTACTTGATGCTGTGGGAAGCGCAATAAGAGTTGACTATCGGGGCCCAGAAATTATGCGAATACTACCAAAACTTAACGAAGAAATAAACGAAGAATGGATATCGGATAAAACTCGTTTTGCTTACGATGGATTAAAAGTACAACGTCTTGACAAACCATATATAAAAAAAGACGGTAAATTAATCCCAGTTGATTGGAATAGAGCATTAACTGCCGCTGCAGAAAAATTAAAAAATACAAATCCAAACAAAATAGCTGCAATCGCAGGTGACCTAGTAGACTGTGAATCTATGCTCTTACTAAAAGATATGATGCATAAACTTGGTTCAACAAATATAGACTGTAGACAAGACGGTGCAAATCTTATACAAAGTAATCGTGGATCATACATATTTAATACTACTATTCAAGGTATAGAAAATGCAGACTTATGTCTTCTTATAAATACAAATCCTAAGATAGAAGCACCAATCATAAACGCTCGCATAAGGAAAAGGTATTTACAAGGAAATTTTCTTATAGGAAGTATTAGCGCAAATACCAAGTATTTATATCATGTCGAAAATCTAGGGGATAATCCTAATATTCTACATGATATAGTAAAAGGAAACCATAAATTTTGTAAACTATTAAGCGCCGCTAAAAATCCCATGCTCATCATTGGACAAGATGCATTAATAAGAGATGATTCTGAATCGATTCTAGCCCTAGCTGGTACAATTGCAGAAAATTTTAATATGATAAGAGATGATTGGAATGGTTTTAACGTACTACACAAAGCTGCAGCACGAGTTGGTGGATTAGATATTGGATTTGTTCCAACAGAGAGTTCAAATAATACTAATCAAATCATAAAACAAGCAAAAAACGGTAATATAAAAACTATTTATCTCCTAGGTGCAGATGAAATTGATGTACCAAAATTAGAAGATACATTCATAATCTATCAAGGCCATCATGGCGACAAAGGCGCACACATAGCAGATATTATTCTTCCCGGAGCTACATATATAGAAAAATATGCAACATATGTAAACACAGAAGGACGAGTACAAAGAACAAATTTAGCCACATTTCCACCTGGTGAAGCAATGGAAGACTGGTTAATTATTAAAAACTTATCTCAATATTTGGGCTTTTCTCCTCAATACAAAAACTTATCTGACGTAAGAAAAAAATTAGATACTATGGGTTTACAATTTAAAAACACTAATCAAGTAATAAAAAATAAATGGACTTCAATTGTTTGCGATAAAATAAAACTAAGTAACACTCCTTTTATATTAAAAAAATTTAATTTCTACATGACAGATTCTATAAGTCGTGCTTCAGAAACAATGGCAGCCTGTACTAAAGCTTTCTATGGATATACTAATTAA